The genomic DNA GCCCGCCCGAATATTGCCCGCGATCGTGACACTAGGAGAACTGCGGTCGGTCAACAACAAAAACGTCAAGCCATTGTCCAGGATGAACTTCTCTGGCAAGCGAGGGTCAGTGACAGGACTGCGTTGGAAAGCACCGGCAGGCAAATACCTCCTCACTTCTTTGGGGTCAACAGGGGTAGAAGGAGCATAGCCACTGTGCTGTATAGAGGGTGCACCACCCCCTCCTCCCGCTGTGACCACTGTCGGTTCAAAGTAGCCCACGATCGGTTTTTGGAAATACCTTTGTGCTACCCGTTGTACATCCTTGACCGTCACCTGGGCGAGCAGCTGGAGATATTTTTCACTAAAGCGATAGTCCCCCGCCACCGCTTGGTTGTAACCCAATTGAAAGCCCTGCCCCCGAATGTTCCGGTTGCTGAGAATATAGTTTGCCCGTATTTGACTCTTGGCATCGTTGAGTTCTTCTAGAGTAATCCCCCCCTCCTGTACCCGTTTAACCTCAGTTAGAATGCCCTGACGCACCTCATCTAAACTTTTGCCCGGCGCGGGAGTAGCACTAAAAAAATACCAACCCGTCGTCTTCATAGTAGAAGCATTGCCACTGACATTGCTGGCGATGCCAGTTTGTACCAAAGCCTGATAGAGGCGGGAAGACCTACCCCCCGTCAATACCGTATCTAAAACATCGATCGCTGCTGTGTCAGGGTCAGTCAAAGTCGGCAGATTAGGAAACACCATCTGCAAAAAGGGATTGCTGCCCGGTTCGCGCACAACGATCGGTTCCTGGGGATAACCCACTGCCTGATTACCACGATATTCTGGGGGTTCAGGGGCTGGCGGCAACTTAATCTGCCCAAAAATGTCCTTGATTCGCGTGAGGGTTTGTTCAACATCCACATCCCCAACCACGACCAGGGTAGCCCGATCGGGGCGATAAAAAGTGCGGTAGTGCTGCTGCAAATCTGCCACTGTGAAGCGCTCGACATCCTCCCGATTGCCAATCACCATCCAGCCATAGGGAGAGTTCGGATAGGCTGCTGCCATCACACGGCGATACAACCGCGTACCAGGATTATTGTTATTCCCATCCAGTTCTGATAACACCACCGTCCGTTCACTTTGCAACGCCTCTTCATTAACCAAAGCGTTGACCATCCGATCGGCTTCTAGCTCCAACAGCGCCTCTAGTTTGTCTTTGCCCACCACACCGTAGTAAGCCGTCACATCGTAACTAGTAAAAGCATTGGAATCACTGCCCAAAGCATTAAACAATCTGCCAAACTGAATGGGACGACTGCGGGTGCCCTTGAACAACAAATGCTCCAACTGATGGGAAATGCCCGTGATACCAGGACGCTCATTGCGAGAACCGACGGGGTACCACACCTGTACTGTCACCACAGGCGCACTATGGACAGGCTTAAGTAAAACGGTCAATCCATTAGCCAACACAGCTTTGCGCACATCTGTTAGCACATCCGCAGTTTGCGTCTGGGAGGCTTCTGCTCGCCAATGCATCATAGAAATTCCTGGTAAATAATGTAAGCCAACCACCGCAAGGGTAAGCACCAACACGCCCGCAGCCCACCTAATCATCGTCCTTGCCAGTATTGCCTAGCCTATTATACGCAACCATAAAAACGCCGTCTAAAGTATGCGGGCACTGATAATCTCTTCTGCGGCATGGATACCAGAGAGAAAAGCACTTTCTATCCCCTGTCCTGCCAACCAATCCCCTGCCAGAAATAGAGGGAGAGGGCGATAGGAAGCCAGGCTCGGTACCTCCAAAGCTTGTTTAACGCGACTATAACGCCAGCGATGTACCTGCCACCAATCGGGTTTAGCCATTTGGGATGTCAACAAATGTCCTAGTTCCTCTAGCATCAATTCTCCTACTTTCCCCAGGTCAGCAGCACCTTGGTGGGCAAGGGCAAAATCCGGAGTACTGTGGATAACTAGCGAGGGATAGGGAGGTGTGGCTTGTTTGGTGCTGTTGTAGTAGAGGTACTGAATTACCTGGTGATCACGGCATTCCAAAATTTCCCAATCCGAAGGAAGCAGCCGCTGACTGTGATAGCCGCAGAGGAGAGTTATAGTGCTCTGGTAGACCGCAGTTGCCAGGGAACTTAACACCTCAGGATGGAAAGACAGAGCATAGGCTAATAGGTCATGGCTTTGGGGAGCAGGGGGGGTCATCACTAACACATCTGCCCAGAATTCCCCTTTATCTGTGAACAACTGCCACCGATCGTTATTTACCTTGATTTCCTTGACTTTGGTATTGAGGTGAATTTTCTGGTCTTGGGCAAGGTCTTTGGCAATGGCAGTGATCCCCTGGGGCGAAGCAAAAAAGGGACTATCTTCCTGTTGGTTAGCTAAGCCGTGGACGGATAAAAGAAACCGCCTGTCTGTCCAGCGTTGGAGGATACCGCGACTGATGAGGGATTCCACCCAGGCATTGTAACGGGGGTCAGTGCCCCTAGTAACGCAGGGCAGTCCATGGTCTAGCCAGGTACCCTGGGCACGCCGGGTAGCAACTCTGCCTCCTACTCCCGCTGATTTCTCCAGGATA from Pseudanabaenaceae cyanobacterium SKYG29 includes the following:
- a CDS encoding FAD-dependent oxidoreductase, yielding MKEVVIVGAGMAGLACGVRLRQAGISATILEKSAGVGGRVATRRAQGTWLDHGLPCVTRGTDPRYNAWVESLISRGILQRWTDRRFLLSVHGLANQQEDSPFFASPQGITAIAKDLAQDQKIHLNTKVKEIKVNNDRWQLFTDKGEFWADVLVMTPPAPQSHDLLAYALSFHPEVLSSLATAVYQSTITLLCGYHSQRLLPSDWEILECRDHQVIQYLYYNSTKQATPPYPSLVIHSTPDFALAHQGAADLGKVGELMLEELGHLLTSQMAKPDWWQVHRWRYSRVKQALEVPSLASYRPLPLFLAGDWLAGQGIESAFLSGIHAAEEIISARIL
- a CDS encoding insulinase family protein, with product MIRWAAGVLVLTLAVVGLHYLPGISMMHWRAEASQTQTADVLTDVRKAVLANGLTVLLKPVHSAPVVTVQVWYPVGSRNERPGITGISHQLEHLLFKGTRSRPIQFGRLFNALGSDSNAFTSYDVTAYYGVVGKDKLEALLELEADRMVNALVNEEALQSERTVVLSELDGNNNNPGTRLYRRVMAAAYPNSPYGWMVIGNREDVERFTVADLQQHYRTFYRPDRATLVVVGDVDVEQTLTRIKDIFGQIKLPPAPEPPEYRGNQAVGYPQEPIVVREPGSNPFLQMVFPNLPTLTDPDTAAIDVLDTVLTGGRSSRLYQALVQTGIASNVSGNASTMKTTGWYFFSATPAPGKSLDEVRQGILTEVKRVQEGGITLEELNDAKSQIRANYILSNRNIRGQGFQLGYNQAVAGDYRFSEKYLQLLAQVTVKDVQRVAQRYFQKPIVGYFEPTVVTAGGGGGAPSIQHSGYAPSTPVDPKEVRRYLPAGAFQRSPVTDPRLPEKFILDNGLTFLLLTDRSSPSVTIAGNIRAGTGLDPEEKAGLASLVAQNLRNGTRTADALTLARELERRGASLSFSAAREGVSISGVALREDAPVLLKQLAEVLQKATFPERELELSRQRNLVNLKAELDSPSSLARRTFQQLLYPPGHPFHPMRTAETLAAITRSDVLNFYQQYYRPERTTIVMVGDFDLEATKRQLQMLFREWERGQAADKTELPAVPYPQQLTYKTIPLAGKTQAVTILGHPGIRRTDPRYHPALLLNQVLGGDTLSSRLGTEIRDRQGLTYGIYSQFQAGQKGGTFIVQMQTNPQDVERAIGSTLTLLRQVQREGITASELEAAKNTLINNFPVDLADPSGLAQVILTDEIYGLPRGDFYQFPQRLQNISLAQVNEVARTLLQPDQLLIVTVTPPSP